Part of the Pedobacter roseus genome is shown below.
ATTCAGTTTTCTGATTCTGAATGATCTTGCTGTAAAATTCCTTTAAAAAAAGGTATTCGTCTGGTTGATAAATGGCATTATTAAACTGCAAAATCTGACTTACGGAAATGGTATTATCTTGTAAACCAGTTTGCAGCAAGTATTTTCCTCCGGCATTTGGCAAACCAATGGCCATATCTTTTGGTTTTTCCAACAGTTCGTAATTATCCGGCAATGTTACATTAATGATAATTCGCTCATCAGATGCGGCACCCAAATCAACGGGGTAAGTACGTTCGTTTAAGTTGAATGGGTTTTTCGAAATGGGGTTAATAAAAAACGGACTGAAATAAAATTGTTTGTTGTTCGATCCATCATTAACCGTAAATTCAATTTCATATTTTTCTGTTAGCGCATTTTCAACGCTATCTAAGTTAGAAATGCTGTGCTCCAGTATTTTAATCCTGGTTAAACGCTCATCCAGCTTTTCTACATATTCATCAGGAGAGTTGTAGCGCGAAATATCCTTTCTTTTTGCATGAGCTGCATACCCCATACTATGCGTTAGCAGCGTTCCGACAATTTTCCCATCAGTAGTCATTTTACCGGTTAGGATATAATTTGTTGTAGATTTCTGACTTGCTTTTAAATCGATCCAGTACGAAGGTTTTTTCAGGTTAATTACCCTGCCCTGATCATTGATACACCTCAAGGGCAACAGGGCAAAGGGCAGGAGTGGTTCTGTAGCATCCAGTAAATAACTTTTATCGCCAATATTTACCTTGGCCACCAAGTAGTTAAAATCGCTCATTACAGGATAAAGTTTGTTAACGGTACCATTATCACGTGTAGATAAAAGAACCGCTTCGGCATCGAGGTTAGCAGCAGAAAGTGCAGCAATTAAACTCAGGTTAACATCTGCCACATTGCCCGATCTGTTATCAAGTGCTTTTTTTATATTATCTTCTGAATATATTCCATAATAATTATTCCATTTGATCTGTTTTTTGATGTAATTATAAATGGCTTTGGCTTTTTCAAGGTCGTCGGTACTGCCCTTGGTAATGGATGGAAGAAGTTCTTTAAAAACATCTTTTCTTTTCATCTGGTCTCCCAGCGTTTTGTAATTAGAAAGTTCATAATCAATATCTTTCCAGGTTTTGGTATAGGAGGTTTTTCCACCATTGATATTTTGCATATCAGAAAGCTCAAAATAAATGGCTGATTTAAAATTACTTGGAGCCGTCATATTATCTTCCTCTATAAAAGCCGGGACATTTTTCATCAGGTAAGTCATCTTCGAGCAGTCGATTGCAACGCCTGATAAACGCAAACACTCTTTGCTTAGCTCCGATTTCTGATCGGTCAGTTTCTGAAAACCACGTAACGAAACATTGTAATTATAAATGCCGGGGATATAGGCTACATATTCACTGGATACTTTTGGGATATCACCCT
Proteins encoded:
- a CDS encoding DUF3857 domain-containing protein; its protein translation is MNKTLSLLFALILSLTAQAQNFNYGAITHDDYQFDRKTIDSNANAIVLKEFGTASIQLDDNTHSLVLIFEHHVKIKIYNKEGFKEANIVIPTYKDSNREETISDLKASTFNYTDNNFVETVMDKKAVFTENRSKYTRLTKFTLPNLKEGSIIEYSYILRSPNLFNYKTWEFQGDIPKVSSEYVAYIPGIYNYNVSLRGFQKLTDQKSELSKECLRLSGVAIDCSKMTYLMKNVPAFIEEDNMTAPSNFKSAIYFELSDMQNINGGKTSYTKTWKDIDYELSNYKTLGDQMKRKDVFKELLPSITKGSTDDLEKAKAIYNYIKKQIKWNNYYGIYSEDNIKKALDNRSGNVADVNLSLIAALSAANLDAEAVLLSTRDNGTVNKLYPVMSDFNYLVAKVNIGDKSYLLDATEPLLPFALLPLRCINDQGRVINLKKPSYWIDLKASQKSTTNYILTGKMTTDGKIVGTLLTHSMGYAAHAKRKDISRYNSPDEYVEKLDERLTRIKILEHSISNLDSVENALTEKYEIEFTVNDGSNNKQFYFSPFFINPISKNPFNLNERTYPVDLGAASDERIIINVTLPDNYELLEKPKDMAIGLPNAGGKYLLQTGLQDNTISVSQILQFNNAIYQPDEYLFLKEFYSKIIQNQKTEFLLKKSN